From a single Fusobacterium ulcerans ATCC 49185 genomic region:
- the ileS gene encoding isoleucine--tRNA ligase, with amino-acid sequence MSEKDYGATLNLPKTSFQMKANLPNKEPKFIKMWQEKDIYSKGLKKGTQTFILHDGPPYANGEIHIGHALNKILKDIILKYKRLRGYKVPYVPGWDTHGLPIELKVTEKLGSKAKEMSAVEIRELCAEYAKKWVGIQKEGFVRLGILGDWENPYLTLNPEYEAKQLEVFGELYENGYIFKGLKPIYWSPVTETALAEAEIEYKNVSSPSIYVRMKANADLLERLGLTEEAWVVIWTTTPWTLPANVAISLNPDFEYGVYKTEKGNLILGKDLAEKAFTEMDLEQFELIKEFQGKDLERTTYQHPFLDRTGMIILGTHVTADAGTGCVHTAPGHGQDDYVVGTRYGLPVISPINNKGVLTEEAGEFAGLFYAQANKAICAHLEKSGHLMKLKMIEHSYPHDWRSKTPVIFRATEQWFVNVEGSDIRERALKALDDVEFIPAWGRNRIGSMLETRPDWCISRQRVWGVPIPVFFNEANGKEIFNKEILARVVEIVKKEGTAAWLKYTAEELIGEELMEKYELKGLELRKETNIMDVWFDSGVSHRAVLETRGDLLHRPADMYLEGSDQHRGWFQTSLLTSIGSTHDAPFKKILTHGFVNDGEGKKMSKSVGNTVVPSDVIKLYGADILRLWCASVDYREDVKISDNILKQMAEAYRRVRNTARYILGNSNDFDPNTDKVPYEQLMEIDKWALNKLEILKRKVTENYDRYEFYNLFQEIHYFAGIDMSAFYLDIIKDRLYTEGTNSIERRAAQTVMTEILVTLTKMITPILSFTSEEIWETLPEVLKDSESVLLTDWYEENDQYLNPEIENKWVEIIKVRKEANKILEKARQGENRIIGNSLDAKVILHSTDAEVQKFLVENREKLELALIVSEVEIAENVDDTFVRGEEAQDLYIKVLHADGEKCERCWKYSTELGKDPEHPTLCPRCASVLKNS; translated from the coding sequence ATGAGCGAAAAAGATTATGGTGCTACATTGAACCTTCCGAAGACGAGCTTTCAAATGAAAGCTAATCTTCCGAACAAGGAACCAAAATTTATAAAAATGTGGCAGGAAAAGGATATTTATTCAAAAGGCTTGAAGAAAGGCACTCAAACTTTCATTCTGCATGATGGACCGCCATATGCAAATGGTGAAATTCACATAGGGCATGCTTTGAATAAAATTCTTAAAGATATAATCTTGAAATATAAAAGATTGAGAGGGTACAAAGTACCATATGTACCTGGATGGGATACACATGGACTTCCTATTGAATTAAAAGTTACAGAGAAATTGGGTTCAAAAGCAAAAGAGATGTCAGCAGTAGAAATCAGAGAATTATGTGCTGAATATGCTAAAAAATGGGTTGGAATCCAAAAAGAAGGATTTGTTAGATTAGGAATATTAGGAGATTGGGAAAATCCATATCTTACATTAAATCCTGAATATGAAGCAAAACAATTAGAAGTATTTGGAGAGCTTTATGAAAATGGATATATATTCAAAGGGTTGAAACCTATATACTGGTCACCAGTAACAGAAACAGCTCTTGCAGAAGCAGAGATAGAATATAAAAATGTATCATCACCTTCAATATATGTAAGAATGAAGGCTAACGCTGATCTTTTAGAAAGATTAGGACTTACTGAAGAAGCATGGGTAGTAATATGGACAACTACTCCTTGGACTTTGCCTGCAAATGTTGCTATAAGTTTAAATCCAGATTTTGAGTATGGTGTATATAAAACTGAAAAAGGAAATCTGATATTAGGAAAAGATCTTGCAGAAAAAGCATTTACTGAAATGGATCTTGAGCAGTTTGAATTAATAAAAGAATTCCAAGGAAAAGATTTAGAAAGAACTACATATCAGCATCCATTCCTTGATAGAACAGGAATGATTATACTTGGTACTCATGTAACTGCTGATGCAGGAACAGGTTGTGTTCATACAGCCCCTGGGCATGGACAAGATGACTATGTAGTAGGAACTAGATATGGACTTCCAGTTATTTCTCCAATCAATAATAAAGGAGTACTAACAGAGGAAGCAGGAGAGTTTGCTGGATTATTCTATGCACAAGCTAATAAAGCAATTTGTGCTCACTTAGAAAAATCAGGGCATTTAATGAAATTAAAAATGATAGAACACTCTTATCCACATGACTGGAGATCAAAAACTCCTGTTATATTCAGAGCTACTGAGCAATGGTTCGTAAATGTAGAAGGATCAGATATAAGAGAGAGAGCTTTAAAAGCCTTAGATGATGTAGAATTCATACCAGCATGGGGAAGAAACAGAATTGGTTCTATGCTTGAAACAAGACCTGACTGGTGTATCTCAAGACAAAGAGTATGGGGAGTGCCAATTCCAGTATTCTTTAATGAAGCAAATGGAAAAGAGATATTCAATAAAGAAATACTTGCAAGAGTAGTTGAAATAGTTAAAAAAGAGGGAACAGCAGCTTGGCTTAAATATACAGCTGAAGAACTTATTGGTGAAGAACTGATGGAAAAATATGAACTTAAAGGTTTAGAACTTAGAAAAGAAACAAATATTATGGACGTTTGGTTTGACTCAGGAGTATCTCATAGAGCAGTGCTTGAAACAAGAGGAGATCTTTTACATAGACCAGCAGATATGTATTTAGAAGGATCAGACCAGCACAGAGGATGGTTCCAGACATCACTTCTGACTTCTATAGGTTCTACACATGATGCTCCATTCAAAAAGATACTGACTCACGGATTTGTAAATGATGGAGAAGGTAAGAAAATGTCTAAATCAGTTGGAAATACAGTAGTTCCATCTGATGTAATAAAACTATATGGAGCAGATATACTTAGATTATGGTGTGCTTCAGTAGATTACAGAGAAGATGTAAAAATATCTGACAATATCTTAAAACAAATGGCTGAAGCTTACAGAAGAGTAAGAAATACAGCAAGATATATATTAGGAAACAGCAATGACTTTGATCCTAATACAGATAAAGTTCCATATGAGCAACTAATGGAAATAGACAAATGGGCATTAAATAAGTTAGAGATATTAAAAAGAAAAGTTACTGAAAATTATGATAGATATGAATTTTACAATCTTTTTCAAGAGATTCATTATTTTGCTGGAATAGATATGTCTGCATTTTATCTTGACATAATAAAAGATAGATTATACACTGAAGGAACTAATTCAATAGAGAGAAGAGCAGCTCAAACTGTTATGACAGAAATTTTAGTTACTCTTACTAAGATGATAACTCCTATACTTTCATTCACTTCAGAAGAAATATGGGAAACTTTACCAGAAGTATTGAAAGACAGTGAATCAGTTTTATTGACAGACTGGTATGAAGAAAATGATCAATATCTAAATCCAGAGATAGAAAATAAATGGGTAGAGATAATTAAAGTAAGAAAAGAAGCTAATAAAATACTTGAAAAAGCAAGACAAGGAGAAAATAGAATAATTGGAAATTCACTGGATGCTAAAGTGATACTTCATTCAACAGATGCAGAAGTACAAAAGTTCTTAGTTGAAAATAGAGAGAAACTTGAACTTGCTCTTATCGTTTCAGAAGTAGAAATTGCAGAAAATGTAGATGATACTTTTGTAAGAGGAGAAGAGGCTCAAGATCTTTACATCAAAGTACTTCATGCTGATGGAGAAAAGTGTGAAAGATGCTGGAAATATTCTACTGAACTTGGAAAAGACCCTGAACATCCAACTCTTTGTCCAAGATGTGCAAGCGTACTAAAGAATAGCTAG
- the lspA gene encoding signal peptidase II yields the protein MIYIILVFILVLLDQISKYIVDKNFFEGDTIGVLTDFFHFTYVKNRGIAFGMFQGKLDIISIATVIAIVAIAYYLYKGRNKMSLLEKLGFTFVLAGAIGNMIDRIWRGFVIDMIDFRGIWSFVFNLADVWINIGVVLILLDYFFAEKKKKK from the coding sequence ATGATCTATATAATTTTAGTCTTTATACTGGTTCTATTAGACCAAATATCTAAATACATTGTGGATAAGAACTTTTTTGAGGGAGATACTATTGGTGTACTGACTGATTTTTTCCACTTTACATATGTGAAAAATAGAGGGATAGCCTTTGGAATGTTTCAAGGGAAGCTTGATATAATAAGCATAGCTACAGTTATAGCAATTGTAGCTATTGCATATTATTTGTATAAGGGCAGAAATAAAATGTCTTTATTAGAAAAATTAGGATTTACTTTTGTTTTGGCTGGAGCAATAGGAAATATGATAGATAGAATATGGAGAGGATTTGTCATTGATATGATAGACTTTAGAGGTATTTGGTCTTTTGTTTTCAATCTAGCTGATGTATGGATAAATATAGGAGTTGTATTGATACTTCTAGATTACTTTTTTGCAGAAAAAAAGAAGAAAAAATAG